The uncultured Carboxylicivirga sp. genomic interval CAAAATTACGTTCTTTCTGGGCAAAATAATTATAGCGTTCCATGCTTAATCCTGAAAATTCAGCATGGGCAAACAAAGACGGTAATAGATTATATTGAGTAAAAATTCTTCCTCCATATTGATTATAGGTACGCGAAGGCGATATTGTTTTATCCTTTGTGTATTGATATTCAAACCCCACACCTGCATAAACCCGATCATTAAGCCGAGCCCCTAGCATCGGACTAATCATTACATTAGTATAGCTTCCAAACGTAAGTCCAACCTGTCCTCCCGTATAAAGCTTATCTTTAAACGAATTCGATTCCTGTGCAAAAATATTACAAACAAATAGCAAGCCAACTAACAGTAAACTTAACTTCTTCATTTCCTATAGGATTAAAGGTTTAACTAATTCATCTAATGGCATATATACTATCCAAAAATCAAGATCAACACTTATTATATACTCTTCACTTTCTACAACAATGACCAGTAAAATTTACCTTACTATAGTTAGTTATCAGAAGATATAACTGATTTATCATATATAAAGCATTCATCTATGCTTGAAACATCTTGATTCTTTGGCATATATTTTGATATCTTTATGTAAAAATAAACCATTTTGTCATGAAAACAATTCTTTCCCTATTGATTATTGGATTTGTTGGATTTATCCAACCTCAATACATTAATTCTCAAAATAAAAAAAGTAAGCAAGAAAAACGTTTAGAAGAATTTGCTGAAACTTTAAAATTGGTTGAAAGTGGTAATTTTATCTTTGTCCCAGATCGTGCTTTCCCTCAAGGTGGACGTTCTATTGACTTAACAACTAATTACGGCTTTTTAAAAATCATATCTGAAACAGCCGACTCTGACATGCCTTATTTTGGCCGTGCTTTTCAGGCTAATTATGGTTCAAATGATGGCGGAATGAAATTTAAAGGCGATATGATTGATAAAAAAATGGAAATTAACGATAAGAAAAAATCCATACAATTTACCTTTGAAGTGAAGGATAAAGATTCCTATAAGATACGTATGGATATTAGTTATGGAGGATCGACTTCGGTTGGTATAACTAGTAATAACCGCAGTTTTATAAGTTACAATGGTAAAATTAGTGAATTAGAGGAAGAAGAAGAATAGGTATAATATATACATCCATTGGAATAGGCTCATTGTTTCGGCAATGAGCTTTTTTGTTTTTGATGCAACCCTTCCCATTTATTGCTGTCATTAAAAAAAAATAATAACACAACTATACGGCAATGAAAAGACAAGTACTCTCCATTTTATTAGCAAGTTTATATGCAATTAGCTTTGCTCAAACAGATAGTCTTCAGCAAAAAGACTTTCAGTTTTCATTTATCTATCCGTTAGGAACAGACGGACATAACTCTATCAATAACAGCTATAATGTTTCGCTGAACCTGTTTATGGGGCAAACCGGTGCAACCGAAAGTTTTGAAGCGGGTAGTTTTCTGAATATCAATAAACATTATACAAACGGAGCCCAGTTATCTGGTTTTATAAATATTACCGGAACAAAAAATCTTCAAAATGATTATACTTCAAAAGGTTTTCAGGGAGCCGGATTTGTTAACGTTAATAACACATCGGTTGACGGGGCCCAGATTGCCGGATTTGTAAATACAGCAAACAAAACCTTAACAAGTGCTCAAATAGGTGGTTTTACCAACTATACTACTCAAAGTATGAATGGCGTTCAGGTAGCAGGGTTTGTAAATGTTGATGCCAAAGGTAGCTCAAGAGCACAGGTTGCAGGTTTTGTTAACCACACACCACATAATAATGGAGCACAAATAGCAGGATTTATCAATAATACGGGCGTCACTAAAAAAGGCGCACAAATCGCCGGCTTTGTCAATACTTCAGCCCAAACCGATACAGCGACACAAGTAGCCGGTTTTGTTAATGTTGCAGCCAGAGGAACAAGTAACGCTCAAATAGCCGGATTTATTAATGTGGCTGATAAAGTTGAAGGTCTGCAATTAGCAGGTTTTATTAATGTGTGTGATTCAATTGACGGTGTGCCCATTGCATTGATTAGTATTGTTCGAAAAAACGGATTCAGAGCCTTTGAAGTATCAGCCTCAGACTGGAGCATTGCTCAGGCAAGCTTTAAATTAGGCGTTCAGCATTTTTATTCGGTATACATACTTTCTAAACTACCGGATGAATCTTCTCGCTGGGCTATTGGTGCAGGATTTGGACATCAGAGCAACTTAAAAAATAATTGGAAGGTAAATCTGGAAGCCACTGTTCATCAGGAGTTATGGATTGATGATGACCGAGCTGATAAATTCTTGTATATGGATAGAACCAACCTGGTGAATCAGTTAAAATTCGGAATCGGTATTCCGATTGGGACTTTTGCGACTCTTAATATTGCACCAACTTTTAACGTGGGTGTAGCTAAACGTACATCAGAACCATTGGGAGATAACCTGCAACCTCATTGGAATTCAACCTTATCCTCTCATAATGTTGGAAATAAAAGACTCAGCACCTGGTTTGGATTCAGTACAGGTATTCAGTTTTAATAATTTAAAAGGGAGCTATATGTTCCCTTTTTATATCTGAATACTTCCTTCTAAATACAAACAAGCCTGACCACCAATTAGCACCCTATCTCCTTGATAAATACACTTTATGACGCCTCCTCGTTGCGAAAGCTGAAGTGCATTTAATTCTTTCTTTTCTAAGGCTTTTGACCAATAGGGAGTTAATGAGGTATGAGCAGAACCGGTTACCGGATCTTCATCAACACCAATCTGTGGCGCAAAAAAACGAGAAACAAAATCAACACTATCCCCTTTTGAAGTCACGATAACTCCACGTGCATTAACCTTAGCCAGCTTTTGTAAATCAGGCATTGCCTCTTCCACTTGTTTTTGCAAACTATAAACCAATACGTAATCTGTTTTCCCCTTCAAAACAGAATCCGGTCTTAATGGAAAAGCAGCTTTTAACTCATCGGTAATTTCAGCCGTTTGAATATCATCAGCCGGAAAATCCATCCATAACCAATCATCCTCTTTTTGAACCGTTAAGATTCCACTGTAAAGCGTATTAAACAACACTTTTTCTTTTTGATACTCCAATTTATCGAATAAAATAAAAGCACTTGCCAAAGTTGCATGCCCGCATAATTCCACCTCGGAAACAGGCGTAAACCAACGAATAAAAAACTGATCTTCGTTTACTTTTTTTACAAAAGCTGTTTCTGCCAGATTATTCTCAGTGGCAATCTTCTGCATAATATTATCTTCAGGATATTCATCCACAAAGCAGACACCTGCTGGATTACCTTTAAATAGTTCATTGGTAAAAGCATCAACCTGATAAAAGGGAATTCTCATAGCATTGTTTTTGATCTTTTGAAGATAAAAAAAATCCGGGACTAGCCCGGATTCATAAACCACACAAAAACAATAATCTATCTTGATAATAACACTATAGAAAATTCTGTATTTAATTCTACTACCCCATTCTTTACTTTTACCTGAGTGCCCGAATACGAATCGGTTAATTGATCACCATCATTAAAAACACCCGCTACAGGTACTTCTTTCTTTCCTTTTTGCAAATCAAGCCCAACAATTACCTTATCAGAATAATCTCCTTTTGTGTATTCTCTTTTAAAATAATAAGGGGATGACTTAAGTATTGTATGAACACCCGCTCCAATTGATGGATGCTCAGCCCGAAATTTTCCTAATTTTTGATAATGATGCAGAATATCTTTTACTGGTACTCCATTAACTGATGTGTTGTCTTTAAGATCATCCCAATTCATTAGTGAGCGAAGATTAGCATCTCCTACTGCTCCGTCAACAATCAAACTTCGTGCTGATTCATCACCATAATATACTTGTGAAGACCCCGGACAAAGTAAAAGCTTGGTTCCCGCCTCAATGACTTTGGTTCTTTCTTTATCGAAAGGATAACCATCATCATGCGAAGTGATGTAATTCAATACACTCAATCCTGCTAATGGTCCATTTAATTTATTGCTGTAATACGAAAATAGTTCTTCGTATGGCTTATTGGCATCACCTTTAAAATCGAAATTAATCAGGCTTTTCATTCCATAATTGAAATAATCAACCTGCTTATCTCCAAAATTATATATGCGATCGCCGGAAATACCATAACCATAGACCTCGCCTACCATAAAAAAGTCATTATCATCCAATACTTTATTCGGATTCGCTTCTTTCCATTCAGCAAAAGCTTTGACCGCTTCCTTCCATAAATCGCCCCAAACACCTTCTTCGGTATGTTTGGTTGTGTCCAAACGGTAACCGTCAATTCCGTATTTTCTGATAAAGTCGGTTAACCATTTGATAATATAATAGCGCGGAGTTCGAGGATATCCGGTTGAAGAAAAGAAAGCATCTAATTCGCTAACTTCTTTTTCCAATCGCCCTTCGGCTTCCCATTTCTCCAATAATTGCTTAGGTAATTCAACTTCCTGATCTGTTCCGGTTAACACATCCGGTAGATTCTCAACCAAAGTACACGAAACTGTTGATTCATAATCGGCATACTTACACAGAGGTTTTTGACGTACCCATCCTTCGGGCCAAACCGGATCCTGGGCTGTTACCGGACCTGTATGATTGATAACCACATCCATTAAAATACGAATTCCTTTTGCATGAGCTGCTTCAACCAATTTGGAGAATTCTTCTTCTGTACCAAAATTGGGCTCAATGGCTGTCCAATCCTTTGCCCAATAACCATGGTAGGCATAGGTTAAACCAGTTCCTTCATCAACTGCCCCATGAATTTGCTCCACAACAGGACTAAACCATAAAGCTGTGATTCCTAAATCAGAAAAATAGCCATCATTGATTTTTTGTGTGATTCCCTTAAAATCACCACCTTCAAATCCTCTTAACAAGCCACTTTCTTCGGTTCGGTTATAATTGATATCATTATCCGCATTTCCGTTTTTAAAACGATCGGTCAATAAAAAGTAAACATTCGCGTTTTCCCAAACAAAGGGTACTTCGGGTTTTTGTGATGCTTTTTCAGGACTTTGACAACTGATCAAAAACAAGCTTAATAGCAATCCCGAAACAAGAAGGTTTTTCATTATTAATGTCTTATTAGTTAGTTAGGTAAAGATATAATAATGAGGATTGAGAATCTAAAAATCAGGTTCACATCTGAGCTTAAAAACAAACTCTAAACACTGATATACTACCACTTATACAAACATCTCTTAATCTAAAATAATTAAACAGAGCCTTCCGAAACGGTTTGCGGAAAATGATTATTTCATCATAAAATCAATAAACCTGCTTCTTTTAGTTGTTTACAGGTATAACTATTAAGGAAAATATCGAAACTACCCAATTGATTTTCTTCAAAAGAGCTTCTTAAATCGGATGTTTTAAAAACTGAATCAGAGCTAAAAACTAATTGAGGTAGCCAATTCAAAAGCCACTCAGCTAAATTCTTTTTGATATTGATTGTGAACGTTTCAGTTTTTGTATAGATGTTTAACTCTGCCATTTCAACCAACTTCTTCCCTTTCTTTTTCTGATAGAATGAACAAGTAGGAAGTACTCCCATCCAAATCCAGCGAGCAGTTTCTTTTATTGGTGTTGCTTCCTTCAAAGATGATTGAAGATAATTAGGAGGAAGAAGTGTTTTAGGTGTTTTAAATTCGAACCATTCATCTACCGGCCAATCAAAGCCCACCCCATGCATATAGTTATACAAAGCCTTTTTTAATCCTTCTCCGAATATTTCGTGCGGAGCACCTTTGGGATCGGCATGAAACAAGTCGTTATTGGCAAAACTTCCATTCTGCCCACCTGTAATTTGAACCTGGTATTTATCGGGATGTAAACCCACATCGCTATGAGCTGTCATGGCAAATTGATGCCAGAAAGCCGATGTCAACAAATCAAGTTCAAACAACTGACGAACCACTTCCAACGAATCAATTGTTTCTTGTGCTGTTTGAGTTGGAAAGCCATACATCAGATAGGCATGAACCATGATACCGGCTTGTTTAAAGTGAGATGTTACTTTTGTTACCTGAGCAATATCAACACCTTTATTAATCAGCTTCAGGATACGATCAGAAGCCACTTCCAATCCTCCGGAAACCGCTATACATCCACTCATTTTTAATAACATACACAAATCGGACGTGAAACTTTTTTCAAAGCGAATATTGGTCCACCAGGTTACTTTTAGCTTTCTTCTCAGCAGTTCTAAAGCCACTTCTCTGAGTAACATTGGCGGTGCTGCTTCATCAACAAAATGGAAACCATTCAAGCCCGTTTGCTTCATCATTTGCTCCATTCGGTCAACAATATCTGCTGCTTTATTGGGCTCGTATCGTCCGATATAATCCAATGATCCATCGCAAAAAGTGCATTTACCCCAGTAACAACCATGAGCCAATGTGAGTTTAAGCCAACGTCCATCGCTCCATAAACGAAACATTGGGTTGGCCACTTCTACCACCGAAATATATTTATCCAAAGGCAAACCAGTATAATCCGGTACTCCTACTTCCTTTTGAGGAACATCGCTTTGCTTCTCATTATTGATGTAAACAACTTTATCGTTTTGAAGTAAAAAAGTGCGCATCAATTCTTCTAACTCAAACTTTCCATCTATATGTTCGGCTAGTAATTGCAGTGGGCGTTCTCCATCATCGAGTGTAATAAAATCAACAAACTCAAAAACACGAGGATCTGATACTGATCGAAGTTCGGTATTTACAAATCCACCTCCCCAATTGATTTTAATAGTTGGATGATGTTGTTTTAACCATTGCCCTATGCGCAAGGCACCAAAGAGGTTACCCGGGAAAGGAATGGATATGGAAACCAAATCAAATTCGGCCTGACTTAATTGTTGCCCGAACAACTCCAGCATCATTTTATCAATCAATGATAGAGGTGAATTCAAAGCTTCGTATAAATCATCAAAAGTAGTGGCCGATCTTCCTAAACGCTCGGCATATCTCGAAAAACCAAAATGAGGGTCTACTACTTCGGTAATAAAATCACCCAAATCCTCTAAGAACAGAGTACATAAATGCTTGGCCTGATCGATCAATCCCATGGAGCCAAACAGCCAATCCAAATCATCAATCTGAGCAAAGCGACTTCCTTGTGGTAGAAAATCAGTATTACAAATAAGGTAAGACTGCTCCGTGGTTGGATGCTGTAAAAAGGCAATCACCTCATCAATAACCGATAGATATATATCATTTAAAGCCCATAAACGCAGGGCATCTTGTGATGCTTCGTCAATTTCAACATGATCAAAAATGCGTTGCAAACCTGCCTTCGAAAACATTTCGTTTATCAGCTCAATACCCAAATCGCATTGGCGACTATCAACACCAATGGTATTTAAATATCCTTTTAAATAAGCCGTTGCCGGATAAGGAGTATTCAACTGAGTTAAAGGAGGCGTTACAAGAAGAATTTTTGACATATTGATTTACTGTTTTTTTATATTTAAAAGCATTATTCCCAGGCACGATAGCACGGCCAGCGATGCTCCAATAATTTCCAATGCACTAAAGGTTTCGTTAAACACCAATACTCCAATAAGTACATTTACCACAGGGATCAACATATGAAAAGGAGATCCTGTAGCTATGGAAACATGGCGATAGCCTTCGGTGTTTAATAACTGAGCCATGGCCGAAAATACTCCAATAAGTACCAATATATAACTACCAGTAACTGGTCCGGTAATTTCAGGCATGTTGGCCGGGATTAAGAATATCCAGAATCCCACAATACTCTGGGCAAAAAAGATGGCGTATGAACTATCGGTACCGTGGAGCTTTTTTACTATTAAAATAGAAATGGCATTGGTGATGGCACTGCACATTGCCAGCACATCATAGAAACCAAGACTCCAGCCTTCGTTGGTGCCTGAGAATTTTAATGATACCAACACAATGCCAACAAAGGCACTTAAAATAAGTATCCATTTTACCGGGCTAACCTTTTCTTTTAGTACAATGGCGCTTAACAAAGTGGCAAATACCGGGTACGAATAGGAATAAACCGATCCTTTGCCCATACCTATTTTTACAATGGCCAAATAGAATAAGGTGACAGAAACAGCGCCGGATATACCTCTTAATAGTAATAATGGACTTCTAACAAACTTGAGATCTATCTTACGGAATAAGGCCAGAATACTTAAAATACCCACTCCAACAGAAAAGCGAACAAAAACGGTAATTACTGTATTTACATGCGTCATTGATTTAACCAATGTAGCCATAATGGCAAATGCAATTACCGAAAGCAACATTAAAAAGATACCGTAACTCGCACCTTCTTTTTTCATCAAATAAATTTTTGACGAAGGTAGATATAATTAATAAAATAATTCTAGATGGGAACTTGAAACTAGATTCTTTTCGAACCCTCCCAAATCATCATGTATCTCCTATAGAACTCAATAAATATTAAAAAAACAAAATATTCAAGTAATTCCATACTTGATTGCAACCTCTGAATTATTTCTTCGTAGTAGAGCATAACTTCAGATTACGGGGAATAAATATTAAGATCAATTTAAACTTTTATTTAGAAGGTTTTAATACGAAAGTACGGTTAAACATGCCTTCTAAACTGCAAATTACACTAACTAAAATGAAAAAAAGAATTGGGATTATTTTATCCTTTGCCATTTTGGGTATGGGGAATCTAATGGCAAATCCAACAGAACAAGACACTATTGACTATTTTAACCTATCGCTAGAGGAATTGATGAACATAGAGATTGTTGCTGTTTCTAAAAAAGCAGAAAGCTCATTCGATGCACCCCTATCATCATCCATAATTACACGCGATGAAATTATCAATTCAGGAGCCACTACTCTAGAAGAGTTATTTCGGATGGTACCTGGTTTTATCGTACGCGAAGAAAGCAATGGTAATTACGATATTCATATCCGTGGTAACGATAATATTCCATCAGGTAACCTGTCATTTTTCTCTGAAAACTCAATGACCTTGGTAATGGTTGATGGCCGTAAAGTTTTTAATCACATGAACGGTGGAACTTTTTGGGAATCGGTTCCGGTAAGTCTTACTGACGTAGACCGTATTGAAATTATTCGAGGCGCTTCAACTGCTTTATACGGCCCCAATGCTGTATCGGGCGTAATCAATTTTATAACAAAAAAATCGCCGGATAAAGCAGTTACCATAGATGGAAATTTTATGTATGGATCGGCTAATACCATGGTAACAGATTTAGCTATAAATACATCTTCGACAAATAATAAATTTAAAGCCCGTATAAGTACCAACTACGAACAACGCGATCGGTTTGAATCTGATTACTATTCATATACTTCCGGTAAATATGAACCATACTCAGCATTAATATATTATCCAAGAAGTACCTCTATTAACGAAGATGACCCTCGCTTTAAGGATAAAAATCTGGCCAAACAAAAATCGGGGCTTAATGGATGGCTGAATTATGATTTAAACGAAGACGTTAATTTTAGTTTATCAGCTGGGGTGCAGAATTCACTGGCACAAACAGTAGCTATGGAAAGTAGCTTAACTCCACTTACGTTTCGTGAATCAGAAACCTATTATTTTAATTCTATTAATCAGATACATGGGTTTAACATTCAATTAACCGGAAATTTCGGAAATCAGGATATTTACAAGAATAGTAGCAATGTTTCGAAAGTAGATATGCAAACAATTGATGCTGTAGTGGAATATGATTTAACTTTAGGTGATTTAACACTACGTCCCGGAGTAAGCTATCAGAATATAGTATATGACGACACACCATACGCCACAGGAGATTTGGTTGGTCAGGGATACTTTAACCAGGCAGCAAAACTAAACAACGTTGCTTATTACCTTCGAGGTGATTACATGGCTACAGAAAAGCTACGTTTAATTGCTGCTTTACGCATGGATCAGTACAATCATCCGAATGACAATTATTTTACCTACCAGTTTATCGCAACTTATAAACCAAACGATAACAATTTATTGAGAGCATCTGTTTCGAGGGCAAACCGAGGTCCGGTAATGGTTGATTTTTATGCCGATGCTTCCTACGGATCCATCACCGAAGGTATTCTAACACAGTATTTGGGTGATAAAGATTTAAAACTTACAACATCGGATGTTATTGAATTGGGATACAGAGGAAAGCTCAGTAACAAACTACAGTTGGACATAGAAGCTTTTTACTCTACAATTACCGATTTTCCTACGTTTGATCCAACAATATCTCATATTCCTTCGTTACCTTCTGAGCCTTACCTTCAGGTTATTTATCAGTACCAAAATATGGATGTAAAAGCAAAACAGTTGGGTACCACCTTCTCTTTTCTCTATGCCCCTTCAACCAAAATACAAGTAAAAGCTTTTGCCACGATTCAGAAAACTACTTTGGAAAATTTCGAGAAGAAAACAACTCCAATGATTACCTATTTCGGAGCTAACATTCCATCATCGGAATGGGTATTTGCAAACCCAACCTACGAAATGGTTGATCAAACCCATAAAAACACACCATCAGTTTATGGTGGATTAACAGCTAACTACCGTCCGGCTGATAAATGGAACATATTTGCCAGTTTGAACTACTATTCGGAGCAAACCTATGAACACGATTATGCTTACTCGCAATATTATTACTTTAATCAAACCGGTTCGGGTATTACAAATATTCCGGCATCGGTAAACTTAAATGCAAAAGTATCGTACAAACTATACAAGAATAATTCCGTATTCTTAAATGCGCGAAACCTATTGGGTTCTTCTGAACCTGAATTTGGTTTTGCCGACCAAAGGGGATTACTGTTATTGGGAGGGATTAACATCAATCTGTAAGATCGGTATTAATTCGAGTAATAAGTAAAGAACCTGAGAGAGGTCGTTGCTAGCCACAACGACCTTTTTTTTAGAATAAACTTAACTGATCAGCTTGTTCCTTTACGTCTACCCCGGGCTCGATCCTGAATACTTCTGACGGAGCATAACGCGAAGTAGCATAAATCTGATATCGATCGCTCACCGTCTGAAAGGTTTTTAAAGCAATATCGGGGCGATTATTATCAGCCGAAATATGCGACAACAGAATGGTTTGAAGAGGACTGTTCTTTAATTTATCAACCACTTTTACAGCCTGGTCGTTGCTTAAGTGTCCATGATCGGATTTCACCCTGTTTTTCAAATGGGCCGGATAAGGACCTTCGAGCAGCATTTGCTCATCGTAATTGCTTTCGAGAAAAACAGCATGACACAACTGCAAGTGCTCTTTAACATTGCTGCAAGCCGTACCAATATCAGTCATTACACCAACGCTTCGTCCATTCA includes:
- a CDS encoding DUF4251 domain-containing protein, with product MKTILSLLIIGFVGFIQPQYINSQNKKSKQEKRLEEFAETLKLVESGNFIFVPDRAFPQGGRSIDLTTNYGFLKIISETADSDMPYFGRAFQANYGSNDGGMKFKGDMIDKKMEINDKKKSIQFTFEVKDKDSYKIRMDISYGGSTSVGITSNNRSFISYNGKISELEEEEE
- a CDS encoding radical SAM protein, which encodes MSKILLVTPPLTQLNTPYPATAYLKGYLNTIGVDSRQCDLGIELINEMFSKAGLQRIFDHVEIDEASQDALRLWALNDIYLSVIDEVIAFLQHPTTEQSYLICNTDFLPQGSRFAQIDDLDWLFGSMGLIDQAKHLCTLFLEDLGDFITEVVDPHFGFSRYAERLGRSATTFDDLYEALNSPLSLIDKMMLELFGQQLSQAEFDLVSISIPFPGNLFGALRIGQWLKQHHPTIKINWGGGFVNTELRSVSDPRVFEFVDFITLDDGERPLQLLAEHIDGKFELEELMRTFLLQNDKVVYINNEKQSDVPQKEVGVPDYTGLPLDKYISVVEVANPMFRLWSDGRWLKLTLAHGCYWGKCTFCDGSLDYIGRYEPNKAADIVDRMEQMMKQTGLNGFHFVDEAAPPMLLREVALELLRRKLKVTWWTNIRFEKSFTSDLCMLLKMSGCIAVSGGLEVASDRILKLINKGVDIAQVTKVTSHFKQAGIMVHAYLMYGFPTQTAQETIDSLEVVRQLFELDLLTSAFWHQFAMTAHSDVGLHPDKYQVQITGGQNGSFANNDLFHADPKGAPHEIFGEGLKKALYNYMHGVGFDWPVDEWFEFKTPKTLLPPNYLQSSLKEATPIKETARWIWMGVLPTCSFYQKKKGKKLVEMAELNIYTKTETFTINIKKNLAEWLLNWLPQLVFSSDSVFKTSDLRSSFEENQLGSFDIFLNSYTCKQLKEAGLLIL
- a CDS encoding PhzF family phenazine biosynthesis protein, which gives rise to MRIPFYQVDAFTNELFKGNPAGVCFVDEYPEDNIMQKIATENNLAETAFVKKVNEDQFFIRWFTPVSEVELCGHATLASAFILFDKLEYQKEKVLFNTLYSGILTVQKEDDWLWMDFPADDIQTAEITDELKAAFPLRPDSVLKGKTDYVLVYSLQKQVEEAMPDLQKLAKVNARGVIVTSKGDSVDFVSRFFAPQIGVDEDPVTGSAHTSLTPYWSKALEKKELNALQLSQRGGVIKCIYQGDRVLIGGQACLYLEGSIQI
- a CDS encoding MBL fold metallo-hydrolase, whose product is MIEYCALASGSNGNCYYVGNEEEAVLIDAGISRKQVLKRMKEVGLKIEKVKAVLITHEHSDHIRGLRVLADLHQIDAYLTKTTQGRTRIHHQPSKVRVFEPGDTIEVGSIKVHSFAKKHDAVDPCSFRVELNGRSVGVMTDIGTACSNVKEHLQLCHAVFLESNYDEQMLLEGPYPAHLKNRVKSDHGHLSNDQAVKVVDKLKNSPLQTILLSHISADNNRPDIALKTFQTVSDRYQIYATSRYAPSEVFRIEPGVDVKEQADQLSLF
- a CDS encoding DMT family transporter, which encodes MKKEGASYGIFLMLLSVIAFAIMATLVKSMTHVNTVITVFVRFSVGVGILSILALFRKIDLKFVRSPLLLLRGISGAVSVTLFYLAIVKIGMGKGSVYSYSYPVFATLLSAIVLKEKVSPVKWILILSAFVGIVLVSLKFSGTNEGWSLGFYDVLAMCSAITNAISILIVKKLHGTDSSYAIFFAQSIVGFWIFLIPANMPEITGPVTGSYILVLIGVFSAMAQLLNTEGYRHVSIATGSPFHMLIPVVNVLIGVLVFNETFSALEIIGASLAVLSCLGIMLLNIKKQ
- a CDS encoding TonB-dependent receptor, yielding MKKRIGIILSFAILGMGNLMANPTEQDTIDYFNLSLEELMNIEIVAVSKKAESSFDAPLSSSIITRDEIINSGATTLEELFRMVPGFIVREESNGNYDIHIRGNDNIPSGNLSFFSENSMTLVMVDGRKVFNHMNGGTFWESVPVSLTDVDRIEIIRGASTALYGPNAVSGVINFITKKSPDKAVTIDGNFMYGSANTMVTDLAINTSSTNNKFKARISTNYEQRDRFESDYYSYTSGKYEPYSALIYYPRSTSINEDDPRFKDKNLAKQKSGLNGWLNYDLNEDVNFSLSAGVQNSLAQTVAMESSLTPLTFRESETYYFNSINQIHGFNIQLTGNFGNQDIYKNSSNVSKVDMQTIDAVVEYDLTLGDLTLRPGVSYQNIVYDDTPYATGDLVGQGYFNQAAKLNNVAYYLRGDYMATEKLRLIAALRMDQYNHPNDNYFTYQFIATYKPNDNNLLRASVSRANRGPVMVDFYADASYGSITEGILTQYLGDKDLKLTTSDVIELGYRGKLSNKLQLDIEAFYSTITDFPTFDPTISHIPSLPSEPYLQVIYQYQNMDVKAKQLGTTFSFLYAPSTKIQVKAFATIQKTTLENFEKKTTPMITYFGANIPSSEWVFANPTYEMVDQTHKNTPSVYGGLTANYRPADKWNIFASLNYYSEQTYEHDYAYSQYYYFNQTGSGITNIPASVNLNAKVSYKLYKNNSVFLNARNLLGSSEPEFGFADQRGLLLLGGININL
- a CDS encoding alpha-amylase family glycosyl hydrolase — encoded protein: MKNLLVSGLLLSLFLISCQSPEKASQKPEVPFVWENANVYFLLTDRFKNGNADNDINYNRTEESGLLRGFEGGDFKGITQKINDGYFSDLGITALWFSPVVEQIHGAVDEGTGLTYAYHGYWAKDWTAIEPNFGTEEEFSKLVEAAHAKGIRILMDVVINHTGPVTAQDPVWPEGWVRQKPLCKYADYESTVSCTLVENLPDVLTGTDQEVELPKQLLEKWEAEGRLEKEVSELDAFFSSTGYPRTPRYYIIKWLTDFIRKYGIDGYRLDTTKHTEEGVWGDLWKEAVKAFAEWKEANPNKVLDDNDFFMVGEVYGYGISGDRIYNFGDKQVDYFNYGMKSLINFDFKGDANKPYEELFSYYSNKLNGPLAGLSVLNYITSHDDGYPFDKERTKVIEAGTKLLLCPGSSQVYYGDESARSLIVDGAVGDANLRSLMNWDDLKDNTSVNGVPVKDILHHYQKLGKFRAEHPSIGAGVHTILKSSPYYFKREYTKGDYSDKVIVGLDLQKGKKEVPVAGVFNDGDQLTDSYSGTQVKVKNGVVELNTEFSIVLLSR